The following DNA comes from bacterium.
GTGCCCGCCTCCCCCTCGCCCTGCTGGACATGGGGGGCGTACTCGGCACCCAGCAGGCCGCCCGGCACCTGGCGCCCGAAATCGTTGCCGCCCAGCACGGCGTGGTTGCCGCCGATGTTGATGAGGAGGGCGAGGTGGGAGCGTGGCCCGAAGACCTCCCGCCGCAACTCGACCGCCTGATGCAGGTTGGTGGGGTGGAGGCTCTCCCCGTGGGGACGCAGGGCGGCCCCGGCCGCGCGCACAGCCTCCAGCGTCAAGCCGTTGAGACGGTCGCCGCTGCCTCCCGGCGTCACCACCATGGAGCCCATGCGCAGCAGGCTCCGTTCGCGCAGCCAGTCCTCCACCAGCGGCCAGTTGAAGCCGGGCTCGTTGGCGCCGAAAGTGGAGGCGCCCAGGCTGGAGACGCAGCGATAGGGGATTCCGCCCGCCTCGAGGGTGAGGAGGACGGCCAGGTTGAGTCCGGGGAAGGAACCGGTCATGGCCACGGCCACCGTGTCGGCGGGGCCGATGCCCAGGCTGTCGAGCAGGCAGGCCACCACCCGGCACCAGCCGCTCTGGGCCGCCGCCAGCTTGGCGTCGAGCTGGCCCAGGGAGGTGGTGAGGAGGCCGTCCTCGGATCCGATCAAGCCGCTGAGGGCCGGGTCCAGCGCCTCCGACCAGGAGCCGGAGGCCCGTCGCTGGGCCAGCACCCAGCCGCTGGCCTCGAGCCAGGCATCCTCCGCCTGGCGGACCTGGCGCGGCGTGAAGGCGCCGGCGGCCAGGGAGGCGAGACCTGCCAGGAGCAGGACCGGCAGGAGGACGGCGTGGCCCCTCACGGCGTCCGGGCCTCCACGGCGCGGCCGTCGCGGCGGGGATCGGCGGCTCCGATCAGCGAGCCGCCCGCCACCGGCGCGGAGCGGATGCCATGGGCGCCACCGAAGAAGGTGTCGTAGGGACCCATGGGGTAGAGGCGGTAGCCGATCCCCTCCAGGGCCGCCGTGGTCTCGGCCGGGAAGCGCGGCTCGATGACCAGGGTCGTGCCCGCCGGATACCAGCGGGGGGCGTCCATCGCCTCCTGGAGGGACTGCCCCAGCGCGAGATGGCGCAGCAGGATCTCCACCATCGTCGAAGGAATGCGCAATCCGCCCGGCGTGCCCAGGCAGAGGAGGGGCGACCCGCCCTCCAGCACGATCATGGGCGCCATGCTGCTGCGCGGCCGCTTGCCCGGCTCCGGCAGGTTGGGGCTGTCCCCCTCCCAGCTGAAGTCGTCCATCTGGTTGTTGAGCAGGATGCCGTCCACCAGCAGGCCGGCCCCGAAGAAGTAGTTGATGCTCTGGGTCAGGCTCACCACGCCCCCCTCGCCGTCCCAGACCGAGATGTGGGTCGTGTTGCCCATGTCCCGCCGCTGGTCGGCGGGAGCCTCCCAGTAGGGCCGCGAACCCAGGGCCGGCCACACGGCCTGGATGGCGTCCGGATGGATGCGGGCCAGGGCGGCGCGGGCCAGATCGGGCGCCAGCAGGCTGTCCACCGGCGTGGCGTGGAAGGCCGGATCGGCGCAATGGCGGGCGCGATCGCGCAGGGCCTTGCGCAGGGCTTCGCTGATCACGTGGATGCGTCCCGCCTCGTCCAGGGCCGACAGGTCGAGGGGCTCCAGGATCTCCAGGGTCTGCATGGCGGCCAGGGCGCCGCTGGCGGGCGGGGGCGCGCCCACCAGGGTGTGGCCGCGCCATTGGCTGCGGAGCGGCTCACGGACGATGGCCTGGTAGGAGGC
Coding sequences within:
- the pgsW gene encoding poly-gamma-glutamate system protein, producing the protein MRGHAVLLPVLLLAGLASLAAGAFTPRQVRQAEDAWLEASGWVLAQRRASGSWSEALDPALSGLIGSEDGLLTTSLGQLDAKLAAAQSGWCRVVACLLDSLGIGPADTVAVAMTGSFPGLNLAVLLTLEAGGIPYRCVSSLGASTFGANEPGFNWPLVEDWLRERSLLRMGSMVVTPGGSGDRLNGLTLEAVRAAGAALRPHGESLHPTNLHQAVELRREVFGPRSHLALLINIGGNHAVLGGNDFGRQVPGGLLGAEYAPHVQQGEGEAGTVGVMQLYWQEGLPVLHLSDIVRLAKRWGLPVPPREARTPAAVAKDCRPAARPARRP
- the ggt gene encoding gamma-glutamyltransferase, with the translated sequence MAHFTRQARSNWPLKAWCLLFGLCHGTEAAPAMVVAAHPLAAEAGAAVLEEGGTAADAAVAVALVLAVVEPQASGLGGGGFALVRSPIGTIESIDYREEAPRDLRVEVFFDPADTLHTARSRGGTAVAVPGAAAGLGLLHERHGRLPLDRLAAPAIRLARDGFPVSPSLAALIGERAGQFLTDSSFTALFLPTGLPPMEGDSLRNPGLARALEEIAAGGFAAFPARRGEAIAAAVRDAGGWLTAGEMASYQAIVREPLRSQWRGHTLVGAPPPASGALAAMQTLEILEPLDLSALDEAGRIHVISEALRKALRDRARHCADPAFHATPVDSLLAPDLARAALARIHPDAIQAVWPALGSRPYWEAPADQRRDMGNTTHISVWDGEGGVVSLTQSINYFFGAGLLVDGILLNNQMDDFSWEGDSPNLPEPGKRPRSSMAPMIVLEGGSPLLCLGTPGGLRIPSTMVEILLRHLALGQSLQEAMDAPRWYPAGTTLVIEPRFPAETTAALEGIGYRLYPMGPYDTFFGGAHGIRSAPVAGGSLIGAADPRRDGRAVEARTP